CCCGGAGTTCGGCAACGGGTGGATCGACCTGACGACCCGCCAGTCGATCCAGCTCCACTGGATCAAGCTGGAGGACGTCCCCGAAATCTGGGAGAAACTGGAATCGGTGGGCGTCTCCAGTCGTTCCTCTGGAGGCGACACCATGCGCAACATCTCGGGCTGTCCGGTCGCCGGCAAGGCCGAGGAGTACGTCGAGAGCCGCGAACTCCTGGACGAGATAGAGGAAGACATCCGCGGCGACGACGACCTCGCGAACATGCCCCGGAAGTTCAACATCTCCGTGTCCGGCTGTCGGCAGGGGTGCGCCCAGGACTCGATCAACGACGTGGGGCTGGAGCCGGCCCACAAACTGATCGACGGCGAAGAAGTCAGGGGCTTCAACGTCCGCGTCGGCGGCGGCCTCGGCGGGCGCGAGCCGCGCCCGGCCCGTCCGCTGGACATCTTCGTCCGTCCGGACCAAGCGAAAGCGACCGTCCGGGCGTTCGTCGAACTCTACTTCGAGGAGGGCAACCGCGAGAACCGCCAGAAGAACCGTGCCCGGTTCTTCGTCGACGAGTGGGGGACCGACGAGATCCGTGAGGCGATGGACGAGCGACTCGACTTCGAACTCGAACGCGCCGGCACGGACTTCCGCGGCGAGTACACCTACAACGCCGGGAAGCCGGCCGAGCGCGGCGCACACGATCACGTCGGCGTCTACGACCAGAGAGACGGCACGAACTACGTCGGACTCTCGGTCCCCGTCGGGCGATTGCCCGCCGAGGACGCCATCGAACTGGCCGACCTGGCCGACGAGTACGGCAGCGGCGAGATCCGGCTCACCCGCCGGCAGAACCCGCTCGTCATGGACGTCCCCGACGAGAAGCTGGACGACCTGCTCGCGCACGACCTGCTGGAGACCTACACCCCGGAGCCCAGTCCCTTCGAGCAGGGCGCGATGGCCTGTACCGGGACGGAGTTCTGTTCGATCGCACTGACCGAGACGAAGGCCCGGACCGCGCGGATGCTACGCTGGCTCCAGCGCAACGTCGAACTGCCCGACGACGTGGATCGGATCAAGATCCACTACTCGGGCTGTACGGCCGACTGCGGGCAGGCCATGACCGCCGACATCGGGCTCCAGGGGATGCGCGCCCGCAAGGACGGCGAGATGGTCGAGGCCATGGACGTGGGCGTCGGCGGCGGCGTCGGCGAGGACCCCAGCTTCGTCGACTGGGTGCGCCAGCGCGTCCCCGCCGACGAGGTCCCTGGACTCATCAAGAATCTCGTCGAGGCCTACGCAGCGCTCCGGGAGGAGAGCGGTGCCCGTTCCGGGCACCGAAACGAAGACGGCGAAGCCGTCGGTGGCCAGACCTTCCGCGAGTGGGTCGACGCCACCGGTCAGGAGAACCTGATCTCGCTCGCGGAACCCGAGGAGACCAGCTACGAGGACCCCTGGATGCACGACGCCAAGCAGTCCTGGTACCCCTTCGACGACGGCGAGAGTCCCGCGCCGACCGCCCCCGACGGGACGCCCCTCTCGGCCGATGACTGAGGCCGACCACGAAGACGGACGGACGACCGCCCCGGCGCCTGCGGACGCCGCGCCGGAACTGCTCCCGGTAGACGCCCGGGAGTAACGACGGCCACAGTTCGCCGACGTAGCAAGCAGTTGGGATTTTACCGGGGCGCACCGACAGTCGGCGCATGGTCGGCCAACTCCCGGAGTGGATGACAGGATTTCTGCTGGCGTACGATCGGATACTCTCCGAGCTGTTCTGGTTTCTCGTGGGCTTTCTGGTGGTCTATCTCGTGGGTCAGTTCGTTCTCGTCCCGGTCGCCGTCCGTGTCGTCCGGTCGCGCAATCGCAACAACCCGACGATCGAGTCCGCGACGGAGACGTACCTGCAGGTGTTCCTGATCGGGTTCGCGACGGTCACGGGCATCATCGCCGCCGGCTACGGGTTCGTCTTCTCGGAGTCGGCTGTCATCATCGCGGCCATCACCTTCGGCCTGGGCATCGCGGGTCAGCAGGTCTTCGGCTCGCTCATCAGCGGGCTGTTCCTCGTCACCGATCCCGACTTCAACGTCGGCGACTGGATCTCCTGGCAGGGTGGGGAAGGGACCATCGAAGCAGTCGACTTTCGCGTCACGCGAGTCCGGACACCCGACAACGAGACCATCTCGGTACCGAACACCGAACTCACGAACAACGCACTGACTCGACCCTACGGCCGGGACACGTATCGAGTCACCGAACAGGTGTTTCTGGCCTACTACGAAGACACCGAGCGCGCCCTCATGGAACTTCAGCAGATCGCCGCGAATTTCGAGTCGGTTCTCGACGATCCAGCGCCGAACGCACGGGTGATCGATCTGGGGGAAAACGCGATCACGGTGCAGGCGGAGCTCTGGATCGAAGACCCCGGAAACAGTGACATCGCGACCCTTCGCTCGGATTTCCGCCGTGCGGTGAAACGCCAGTTCGACGAGGAGGGGATCACACTCGCCCCGCCTGCCGCGCAGTTACTCTCGGGGGAACTCACAGTGACGGATCGGGCGACCGCGTCGGGATCGGACGAGTGAGATACCGGCGACCGGAGGCGAAAAAAGCGGCCCGTCGTCAGCCTTCCACGTCGACGGGGAACTGCGCGTTCTCCCGGACAACCTCGAGGACGACGCTCGTGTTCGCCGCCTCCACGTCGGGGTCGGTCAGCAGGTCCTTGATCTTGCGGTTCA
This Halorientalis sp. IM1011 DNA region includes the following protein-coding sequences:
- a CDS encoding nitrite/sulfite reductase — its product is MPHKKEGVKDELYGDEVREKLLEFAETGWESIPEDEREEWFTRFKFWGIFHQRSGQESYFMLRLTNCGGVLEPGQLRAIGEVARDYAKGPVDNPEFGNGWIDLTTRQSIQLHWIKLEDVPEIWEKLESVGVSSRSSGGDTMRNISGCPVAGKAEEYVESRELLDEIEEDIRGDDDLANMPRKFNISVSGCRQGCAQDSINDVGLEPAHKLIDGEEVRGFNVRVGGGLGGREPRPARPLDIFVRPDQAKATVRAFVELYFEEGNRENRQKNRARFFVDEWGTDEIREAMDERLDFELERAGTDFRGEYTYNAGKPAERGAHDHVGVYDQRDGTNYVGLSVPVGRLPAEDAIELADLADEYGSGEIRLTRRQNPLVMDVPDEKLDDLLAHDLLETYTPEPSPFEQGAMACTGTEFCSIALTETKARTARMLRWLQRNVELPDDVDRIKIHYSGCTADCGQAMTADIGLQGMRARKDGEMVEAMDVGVGGGVGEDPSFVDWVRQRVPADEVPGLIKNLVEAYAALREESGARSGHRNEDGEAVGGQTFREWVDATGQENLISLAEPEETSYEDPWMHDAKQSWYPFDDGESPAPTAPDGTPLSADD
- a CDS encoding mechanosensitive ion channel family protein, with the translated sequence MVGQLPEWMTGFLLAYDRILSELFWFLVGFLVVYLVGQFVLVPVAVRVVRSRNRNNPTIESATETYLQVFLIGFATVTGIIAAGYGFVFSESAVIIAAITFGLGIAGQQVFGSLISGLFLVTDPDFNVGDWISWQGGEGTIEAVDFRVTRVRTPDNETISVPNTELTNNALTRPYGRDTYRVTEQVFLAYYEDTERALMELQQIAANFESVLDDPAPNARVIDLGENAITVQAELWIEDPGNSDIATLRSDFRRAVKRQFDEEGITLAPPAAQLLSGELTVTDRATASGSDE